In Ferroplasma sp., a single window of DNA contains:
- a CDS encoding dihydrolipoamide acetyltransferase family protein, protein MYTVSLPPIGEGIQEGEIVKWNVKPGDMVKKDDELVEVMTDKITVKIPSPVAGKIVKTLVSEGETAMIGDAILEIDSPDESNSPASDKNVESAPKQEVSISTDEKIPNVKATPAVRAYARSKNVDLLKVKPSSPDGRITREDIDRFTSQKPVEAPKPPAGKAGEDEIITPTGIRKIIFDKMTKSKQIIPHFTITDFVDTGNIEKAIKQYTGKRYLSFTAFFVKAVSVAFRDFPKLNAVYNESNKTYTVKKTYNIGVAVDSPTGLTVVVVRDAASKSIFQISDEIKDMAERARTGKLQLQDVQGSTFSVTNIGSIGGIMATPIINYPEVAILEVNSRTSAFENGELKQGLYLTLACDHRLIDGAEAARFLGRLKEVLEYPLLYIGD, encoded by the coding sequence ATGTATACTGTTAGTTTACCTCCCATTGGGGAGGGTATTCAGGAAGGAGAAATAGTAAAGTGGAATGTGAAACCTGGTGACATGGTAAAGAAAGATGATGAGCTGGTAGAGGTAATGACGGATAAAATAACCGTTAAGATACCTTCACCTGTTGCCGGCAAGATTGTTAAAACCCTTGTCAGCGAGGGGGAAACTGCAATGATAGGCGATGCTATCCTTGAAATTGATTCACCTGACGAGTCAAACAGCCCCGCTTCGGATAAGAATGTGGAATCTGCCCCCAAACAGGAAGTTTCCATAAGCACCGATGAAAAGATACCAAATGTTAAGGCCACTCCTGCAGTCCGTGCCTATGCAAGATCAAAAAATGTTGACCTCCTTAAGGTTAAACCCTCATCTCCAGATGGGAGGATAACCAGGGAGGATATAGATCGTTTCACATCCCAGAAGCCTGTGGAGGCTCCGAAACCACCTGCTGGTAAAGCCGGTGAGGATGAAATAATCACGCCTACAGGGATAAGAAAGATAATATTTGATAAAATGACAAAATCTAAACAGATAATACCCCATTTTACCATCACTGATTTCGTAGACACAGGGAATATAGAAAAGGCCATAAAACAGTATACTGGAAAAAGATATCTGAGCTTTACGGCATTCTTTGTAAAGGCCGTAAGTGTTGCCTTCAGGGATTTTCCAAAGCTGAATGCTGTTTATAATGAGAGCAATAAAACATATACAGTCAAGAAGACGTATAACATAGGTGTCGCTGTAGATTCACCTACAGGATTAACTGTTGTGGTTGTAAGGGATGCTGCATCAAAGAGTATCTTCCAGATATCGGATGAGATAAAGGATATGGCAGAACGTGCAAGAACAGGCAAGCTGCAGCTCCAGGATGTCCAGGGATCAACATTTTCAGTAACAAATATCGGGTCCATAGGAGGTATAATGGCCACACCTATAATCAATTATCCTGAGGTTGCAATACTTGAAGTCAACTCCAGAACATCAGCCTTCGAAAATGGAGAGCTGAAGCAGGGATTATACCTCACGCTTGCATGCGACCACAGGCTTATAGACGGTGCTGAGGCCGCCCGTTTCCTGGGAAGATTAAAAGAAGTACTGGAATATCCATTATTGTATATTGGTGATTGA
- the lpdA gene encoding dihydrolipoyl dehydrogenase has protein sequence MDFDAAFIGSGAGGYYSALRLLKHKKKVLIIEKEKFGGECLNYGCIPSKALIELSEGIEYLKDMPGVSLNYSLDMKEWQKWKQSVVTRITGGAEKLCLSLGAKIVYGKGSIKDRNTVTVNGTDYSAENIVIDTGSVPVKIKGIDDVYYNREILAMEKIPEQLVIIGGGYIGVEMGTAFRKLGSDVYIVEMKDRILPEIEEDLAREVDKKLRKLGVKIMTGSRVQSVKKNGKYTVAIEGSESMEADTVLMSVGRVANTANTGIEKLGIQMDGKFIHTDGHKRTSVPNIYAIGDVSGGPMLAHKAFYDGYVAAENILGNDTVVDYRALPFVVYTDPEIAFTGKPGAKYNKVPVLANPRSLTMNQKEGFFKIYYDDDGSITGAGVAAPRSSESITEISLAVESGLSIDDLFLTIHPHPTVSEGLKDASERND, from the coding sequence ATGGATTTCGATGCTGCATTTATAGGGTCAGGAGCTGGTGGTTATTATTCTGCCCTGAGGCTATTAAAACATAAAAAGAAGGTCCTGATCATTGAGAAGGAAAAATTCGGTGGGGAATGCCTGAACTATGGATGCATTCCATCCAAGGCACTTATAGAACTCAGCGAGGGCATAGAATATTTAAAAGATATGCCAGGAGTTTCCTTGAATTATAGTCTTGATATGAAGGAATGGCAGAAATGGAAACAATCCGTGGTTACCAGAATAACCGGTGGTGCGGAAAAGCTATGCCTGAGCCTGGGAGCCAAAATAGTTTATGGCAAGGGTAGCATAAAGGACAGAAATACCGTCACAGTCAATGGAACAGATTATTCAGCAGAGAATATAGTCATAGATACAGGGTCTGTGCCTGTTAAAATAAAGGGAATAGACGATGTATACTATAACAGGGAAATACTTGCCATGGAAAAGATCCCTGAACAACTTGTTATAATAGGCGGCGGTTATATAGGCGTGGAAATGGGAACTGCCTTCAGGAAACTGGGGTCCGATGTTTATATAGTTGAAATGAAGGATAGGATACTGCCTGAGATAGAGGAGGACCTTGCCAGGGAGGTTGATAAAAAACTCAGGAAACTGGGAGTTAAGATCATGACCGGCAGCAGGGTTCAGTCAGTGAAGAAAAATGGAAAGTACACTGTTGCAATAGAGGGCAGTGAGAGCATGGAAGCCGATACAGTTCTCATGTCAGTTGGGCGTGTGGCCAATACAGCGAATACAGGAATAGAAAAGCTCGGAATCCAGATGGACGGAAAATTCATACACACTGATGGCCATAAAAGAACTAGCGTACCCAATATCTATGCAATAGGAGATGTTTCCGGAGGTCCCATGCTTGCACATAAGGCATTTTATGATGGGTATGTTGCAGCAGAGAATATACTGGGAAATGATACAGTTGTGGATTACAGGGCACTGCCATTTGTTGTGTATACAGATCCGGAGATTGCCTTTACAGGTAAGCCAGGAGCCAAATACAACAAGGTACCGGTACTTGCAAACCCGCGATCACTGACCATGAATCAGAAGGAGGGATTCTTCAAGATTTACTATGACGATGATGGGAGCATAACAGGGGCCGGGGTTGCTGCACCAAGATCTTCTGAATCTATAACTGAGATCAGCCTCGCAGTTGAATCCGGGCTTTCCATAGATGATCTGTTCCTGACAATACATCCACATCCAACAGTTTCTGAGGGATTAAAGGATGCTTCTGAGAGAAATGACTAA
- the lipB gene encoding lipoyl(octanoyl) transferase LipB: MLLREMTNYWTDLGKIKYNDALDLQYRLVRARKDNQIPDTVLFLEHYNVYTIGRKSEPSNYSNVDVIKTDRGGDVTYHGEGQLVAYFIFDVRINGKKEIRKLLENIEESYIDMLKSYGYRAMLYGEPGIWIDDHGQKRKVASLGMAVDDYVSYHGMALNISPEVLEGFRLINPCGMNSSVISYVDIPREKAIHSLIDEFSEHFGKFTQVESRNIIRIPF; encoded by the coding sequence ATGCTTCTGAGAGAAATGACTAACTACTGGACTGACCTTGGTAAAATAAAATACAATGATGCACTTGATTTACAGTACAGGCTGGTGAGGGCCAGGAAGGATAACCAGATTCCAGATACCGTACTGTTCCTTGAGCATTACAATGTTTATACCATCGGAAGGAAAAGTGAGCCGTCCAATTACAGCAATGTAGATGTAATAAAAACCGATCGTGGTGGGGATGTTACATACCATGGTGAAGGACAGCTCGTTGCATATTTTATTTTCGATGTACGGATAAACGGCAAAAAGGAGATCAGGAAACTGCTTGAAAATATAGAGGAGTCGTATATAGATATGCTAAAATCATATGGATACAGGGCTATGCTCTATGGAGAACCTGGAATATGGATCGATGATCATGGACAGAAAAGGAAGGTTGCGTCGCTGGGAATGGCTGTGGATGATTATGTTTCATACCATGGAATGGCACTGAATATATCTCCAGAGGTCCTTGAGGGTTTCAGGCTTATAAATCCGTGTGGAATGAACAGTAGTGTCATATCATACGTTGATATACCCCGGGAAAAGGCCATACATTCTTTAATAGATGAATTTTCAGAGCATTTCGGAAAATTTACACAGGTGGAGAGCAGGAATATAATCAGGATTCCCTTTTAA
- a CDS encoding cob(I)yrinic acid a,c-diamide adenosyltransferase yields the protein MFTRRGDQGETDNGLRIRVGKDSPMVDLQGTLDELNSFIGNALINTKWDDIKNDLIKIQNDVFVIGEDLTAESQHRTIKEEDVKWLEQRVFEYRKEIGKIKLFVIPDGSVEAVSLHMARTVARRTERLSVFVSKQMPMNKYIMIYLNRLSSVLFMQALASNRRLGIVERIWDIKRES from the coding sequence ATGTTTACAAGGCGTGGAGATCAGGGGGAAACCGATAATGGCCTCAGAATCAGGGTAGGGAAGGATTCTCCGATGGTAGATTTACAGGGCACACTTGACGAATTAAACTCATTTATAGGAAATGCACTGATAAATACCAAATGGGATGATATTAAAAATGATTTGATTAAAATTCAAAATGATGTTTTCGTAATAGGTGAGGATTTAACTGCAGAAAGCCAGCATAGAACCATAAAGGAGGAGGATGTGAAATGGCTTGAGCAGAGGGTGTTTGAATATAGAAAGGAAATAGGAAAAATAAAACTCTTTGTCATACCTGATGGCAGCGTGGAGGCAGTGTCGCTGCATATGGCCAGAACCGTTGCCAGGAGAACAGAAAGACTTTCTGTATTCGTCTCAAAGCAAATGCCAATGAATAAATATATCATGATATACCTTAACAGGCTTTCTTCAGTACTTTTTATGCAGGCACTTGCATCAAACAGGCGTCTTGGAATAGTGGAGCGTATATGGGATATTAAAAGGGAATCCTGA
- a CDS encoding DNA-directed RNA polymerase subunit K codes for MMLTKFEKARIIGARALQIAMGAPVILDVSPDMIDPIDIAICEFNNNVIPITIRRK; via the coding sequence ATGATGCTGACTAAATTTGAAAAAGCGAGGATTATTGGGGCCAGAGCATTGCAGATAGCAATGGGCGCTCCTGTGATTTTGGATGTTTCGCCTGACATGATAGATCCCATAGATATCGCAATTTGTGAGTTTAATAACAATGTTATACCGATTACAATAAGGCGGAAATAA
- the metG gene encoding methionine--tRNA ligase — protein MESEKILVNCALPYANGPLHLGHIAGAYLGADIFVRFSRMVGKEVLFISGSDEYGTPITISAEKNHVTPQEIADRFHNMQIETFNSLDINFDKFMRTSDPEHDIDVDEFFLNLLEKNYLVKRYMVSPFCKTLNKFMPDRYIEGTCPYCGYDGARGDQCDNCGRTLDPIELIDPVCTLVHEPPVFRVTEHFFLTLDSLQKELSDYIDSKTYWKQNVLKFTQNFINEGLHPRAITRDLDWGVKIPLPGYENKKIYVWFEALIGYITGARVYSKEIGKPDYWKEFWMNRNVKSYYFIGKDNIPFHTIIWPAMLLAHGEYNLPYNVPANEYLRFEGEKFSKSRGIGFTADEMLKFVDKNSLRYYMASILPETGDSDFSLHEFQYKVNSELVDKYGNYIYRVESFIEKNNLSPTVPESFDKNDNEILDLLRNKFSAYCEEIGNLHIKRGLSIWLEVVMIANNYFTEAAPWKLIREDMKKLNEKLYTSLKIAQYLTAMLYPYVPSASISIMESLGMQLIPGESTFLELLENNNFHVNKGKIPFEKIDLSNPNILDIQLATVISVENHPSADSLYVIKVHADRVYTSVSDLKKYYSTDALIGRKVLVLTNMDPATIRGITSECLILTLKNGDSVELLTARGEDGDQVAADNYTYNGDGTLTYKEFQKIGFSVLDHHLMVKLGESQYPLMLNGTYINLSINKLDNAVIK, from the coding sequence ATGGAGTCCGAAAAAATTCTTGTAAACTGTGCATTACCTTACGCTAATGGGCCATTACACCTCGGGCATATTGCGGGAGCATACCTCGGTGCAGATATATTTGTACGCTTCAGCAGGATGGTAGGCAAGGAAGTGCTTTTTATCTCTGGAAGTGATGAATACGGTACGCCAATTACAATCAGTGCTGAAAAAAACCATGTAACACCGCAGGAAATAGCAGACAGGTTCCACAATATGCAGATTGAAACATTCAATTCACTTGATATAAATTTTGATAAGTTTATGAGAACCAGCGACCCTGAGCACGATATAGACGTGGACGAATTCTTCCTCAATCTTCTCGAAAAGAATTACCTGGTAAAAAGATACATGGTTTCACCATTCTGCAAAACGCTTAATAAATTCATGCCGGATAGGTATATAGAAGGAACATGCCCATACTGTGGGTATGATGGGGCCAGGGGGGACCAGTGCGATAACTGCGGTAGAACACTGGATCCAATAGAATTAATCGATCCTGTCTGCACTCTTGTTCATGAACCCCCGGTTTTTCGTGTTACAGAACATTTCTTTCTTACCCTTGACTCACTTCAGAAGGAACTTTCAGATTATATAGATTCAAAAACATACTGGAAACAGAACGTTTTGAAATTCACGCAGAATTTTATAAATGAGGGGCTTCATCCCCGGGCAATAACCAGGGATCTGGACTGGGGGGTTAAAATTCCCCTACCCGGCTATGAGAATAAAAAGATATATGTGTGGTTCGAGGCACTTATAGGTTATATAACAGGCGCAAGAGTATACTCAAAGGAAATAGGCAAGCCCGATTACTGGAAAGAGTTCTGGATGAATAGAAATGTCAAATCATATTATTTCATAGGAAAGGACAATATACCATTCCATACAATAATATGGCCTGCAATGCTCCTGGCACATGGAGAGTACAATCTGCCCTACAACGTTCCTGCTAATGAATACCTCCGTTTTGAGGGAGAGAAATTCTCCAAAAGTCGTGGCATAGGATTTACAGCAGATGAAATGTTAAAATTTGTTGATAAGAACTCATTGCGGTATTATATGGCATCCATACTTCCAGAAACCGGGGATTCAGACTTTTCACTACACGAATTTCAGTATAAAGTGAATTCTGAACTGGTAGATAAGTATGGAAATTATATATACCGCGTGGAGAGCTTTATCGAAAAAAATAACCTTTCCCCGACTGTACCTGAATCTTTTGATAAAAACGATAATGAAATACTTGATTTGCTTCGCAATAAATTTTCTGCATACTGTGAGGAAATCGGAAATCTGCACATTAAACGGGGACTTTCTATATGGCTTGAAGTGGTAATGATAGCAAATAATTATTTCACAGAGGCTGCCCCATGGAAGCTCATAAGGGAAGATATGAAAAAACTTAATGAAAAGCTGTACACATCCCTGAAGATAGCCCAGTACCTTACAGCCATGTTATATCCATATGTGCCCTCGGCTTCGATCAGCATCATGGAATCACTTGGAATGCAATTAATACCCGGGGAATCTACATTTTTAGAGCTTCTGGAAAATAACAATTTCCATGTAAATAAGGGAAAAATACCATTCGAAAAAATTGATTTAAGCAACCCAAACATACTTGATATACAGCTTGCAACAGTCATATCGGTGGAGAACCATCCCTCGGCTGACTCCCTTTACGTTATAAAAGTTCATGCGGATAGGGTTTATACCTCAGTATCTGACTTAAAAAAATATTATTCCACTGATGCGCTTATTGGCAGGAAGGTACTGGTGCTTACCAATATGGATCCTGCCACAATCAGGGGGATAACATCGGAGTGTTTAATCCTGACATTGAAAAATGGGGATTCAGTGGAACTTCTAACTGCCAGGGGTGAAGATGGGGACCAGGTTGCAGCCGATAATTATACCTATAACGGGGATGGAACATTAACTTACAAGGAGTTTCAGAAGATAGGGTTCAGTGTATTGGACCACCATCTTATGGTAAAACTGGGAGAAAGCCAGTATCCCTTAATGCTGAATGGCACGTATATTAATTTATCTATCAATAAACTGGATAATGCGGTAATAAAATAA
- a CDS encoding HPP family protein produces the protein MKYVHSNNEIRIRNSIIPAIFIGITMSITIFSLSLIHIYVIPIAKFIVFSSFASSSFLLFMEPHQESSRISKFVKSYIISGICGIIGFVVSLHIGLYSTLALVETMVALLLVAFKAMHPPAMGIAVVFILERANVFALLFLFAGMLLIIIFDRFLNKFVYIIEDEFKIDTQK, from the coding sequence ATGAAATATGTTCATAGCAACAATGAAATCCGCATTAGAAACAGTATAATTCCTGCAATTTTTATCGGGATAACCATGTCAATTACTATATTTTCTCTTTCCCTTATACATATATACGTTATTCCCATAGCAAAATTTATAGTTTTTTCGTCCTTTGCATCAAGTTCCTTTCTACTATTCATGGAGCCACACCAGGAATCGTCCCGAATCAGTAAATTTGTCAAAAGCTATATAATCTCCGGGATCTGTGGAATTATAGGATTCGTTGTTTCTTTGCACATAGGATTATATTCAACTCTGGCACTGGTTGAGACCATGGTTGCGCTTTTACTGGTTGCCTTTAAGGCAATGCACCCCCCTGCAATGGGCATAGCCGTGGTTTTTATACTGGAACGTGCAAATGTGTTCGCACTGCTTTTTCTATTTGCCGGAATGCTCCTTATAATTATATTTGACCGGTTTCTAAATAAGTTTGTCTATATTATAGAGGATGAGTTTAAGATAGATACCCAAAAATAA
- a CDS encoding NAD-dependent epimerase/dehydratase family protein, whose amino-acid sequence MHEKNILITGGAGFIGSNMVEKLLPDNRVTVIDNLNNHVGERFIRAFKGNKNLEFINADLLSFDFSKLKNIDVVIHLAANSDVRYGSEDPVKDFENNVVVTENILEYMRKKDVKQILFASSSTVYGEASVMPTPENYGPYMPISSYGASKMSNEGFITAYSHYYGMRGTIFRFANIVGKNSTHGVIYDFINKLMKNPSELEILGDGTQRKSYMHVTDCVDSMIYVHEKFDKTDIINLGNRDTTSVKTIADYVVKRMGLKNVKYNYTGGIGGRGWKGDIKITHLAIDKLLATGWKSKYTSDESVDTAVQETIKQLKNTD is encoded by the coding sequence ATGCATGAAAAAAATATTTTGATAACCGGTGGTGCAGGTTTTATCGGTTCAAACATGGTAGAAAAATTACTGCCGGATAATAGGGTTACCGTAATAGACAATCTTAACAACCATGTGGGTGAAAGGTTCATAAGAGCTTTCAAGGGAAATAAAAATCTGGAATTTATCAACGCTGATCTATTATCCTTTGATTTCAGCAAATTGAAAAATATAGACGTGGTCATTCATTTAGCAGCCAATTCTGATGTCCGGTATGGATCAGAGGACCCGGTAAAAGATTTTGAAAACAATGTTGTGGTTACCGAAAATATACTTGAATATATGAGAAAGAAAGACGTAAAGCAGATCCTCTTCGCCTCTTCCTCAACCGTGTACGGTGAGGCCTCAGTTATGCCAACACCTGAAAATTATGGTCCTTATATGCCTATATCATCCTACGGTGCCTCTAAAATGTCCAATGAGGGTTTTATTACGGCATACTCCCATTATTATGGCATGAGGGGTACAATTTTCCGTTTTGCAAATATAGTTGGAAAAAATTCCACACACGGTGTTATATATGATTTTATAAACAAGCTTATGAAAAATCCCAGTGAGCTGGAAATACTTGGGGATGGAACACAGAGAAAATCCTACATGCATGTTACTGACTGCGTTGATTCAATGATATACGTTCATGAAAAGTTTGACAAAACTGATATAATAAATCTGGGCAACAGGGATACAACATCTGTTAAAACCATTGCAGATTACGTTGTCAAGAGAATGGGTTTAAAGAATGTTAAATATAACTACACCGGGGGAATTGGAGGTAGGGGATGGAAGGGAGACATAAAGATAACCCACCTCGCCATTGACAAACTTCTTGCCACAGGATGGAAGAGCAAGTACACAAGCGATGAATCCGTGGATACAGCTGTACAGGAAACAATAAAGCAGTTGAAAAATACTGATTAA
- a CDS encoding DUF1059 domain-containing protein, producing MTYYFKCKDLGWNCSFENHAEKREDIFPRIRIHFHYAHATNDIDEETMKKIESVIYEGEEYKGEI from the coding sequence ATGACCTATTACTTTAAGTGTAAGGATTTAGGATGGAATTGCTCATTTGAAAACCATGCAGAGAAGAGGGAGGACATATTTCCCAGAATAAGAATCCATTTCCACTATGCACATGCAACAAATGATATAGACGAAGAAACCATGAAAAAAATAGAATCCGTAATATACGAGGGTGAAGAATACAAAGGGGAAATATGA
- the hisS gene encoding histidine--tRNA ligase: MKIEKIKGFRDHYPEDMEIREYFFKKITDTAENFGYKRIDFPSLEPLDLYRLKSGTELVNQTFSFVDKGGREVTMIPEATPSTVRLLTARKDLPRPIRWYSFPKVWRYEEPQEGRFREHYQFNADMFGIDSEEIDAEIVGLASSILDYLGLSGVYEININDRFLMEYILNDLGIENIPEAFSIIDKYKKLDRASFSSMLNGIGAGEDVVKKILSLLSEKTDTGGLEKKVKKIVKNYDEIKPRVDRIKKTFELIGLYTESTINFDFSIVRGLSYYTGIVFEAFDVKGELRAILGGGRYNGLSKLFTDEEIPAVGFAIGDAVIELLLKRQDLWVKRNVKESYYICNLSSSDDEYILKIASRIRSLNKIALVDMTHRKISSQIKSASGCNYAIIIGDREVEENTVTVKNMETSEQSTVGYDDFLLHLRNRTS, encoded by the coding sequence ATGAAAATTGAAAAAATAAAGGGATTCCGTGATCATTATCCAGAGGACATGGAGATCAGGGAATATTTTTTCAAAAAAATTACAGACACTGCTGAAAACTTTGGATATAAGCGAATAGATTTCCCTAGCCTGGAGCCACTGGATCTATACAGGCTAAAATCAGGCACAGAGCTTGTAAATCAAACATTTTCTTTTGTTGACAAGGGTGGCAGGGAGGTCACAATGATACCGGAGGCAACGCCTTCTACCGTCAGGCTTCTGACAGCAAGAAAGGACCTGCCAAGGCCTATAAGATGGTATTCATTTCCAAAAGTGTGGCGGTACGAGGAACCGCAGGAGGGAAGATTCAGGGAACACTACCAGTTCAATGCAGACATGTTCGGCATAGATTCTGAGGAAATTGATGCAGAAATTGTAGGGCTTGCGTCCAGCATACTGGACTATCTAGGCCTCTCCGGGGTATATGAAATCAACATAAATGACAGATTTCTCATGGAATATATACTGAATGACCTGGGAATTGAAAATATACCTGAAGCCTTTTCAATTATTGACAAATATAAAAAGCTGGACAGAGCCAGTTTTTCATCAATGCTTAACGGTATAGGCGCTGGAGAGGATGTGGTTAAGAAAATTTTATCGCTTCTGTCTGAGAAAACAGATACAGGTGGACTTGAAAAAAAGGTAAAAAAGATAGTAAAGAATTATGATGAAATAAAACCCAGGGTTGATAGGATTAAGAAAACCTTTGAATTGATAGGGCTTTACACAGAAAGCACAATAAATTTTGATTTTTCTATAGTAAGGGGGCTTTCATATTATACAGGTATTGTTTTTGAGGCTTTTGACGTTAAGGGAGAGTTGAGGGCAATTCTCGGAGGGGGGAGGTATAACGGCCTGTCAAAACTATTTACAGATGAGGAAATACCGGCTGTAGGATTCGCCATTGGTGATGCAGTAATTGAATTACTTCTCAAACGGCAGGATCTTTGGGTCAAACGTAATGTAAAGGAATCTTATTATATATGCAACCTTTCAAGTTCAGATGATGAATATATACTCAAGATAGCAAGCAGAATCAGAAGCCTTAATAAAATAGCACTGGTAGACATGACACATAGAAAGATATCATCACAGATAAAAAGTGCCTCAGGCTGTAATTATGCCATAATAATAGGTGATAGGGAAGTTGAAGAGAATACAGTTACAGTAAAGAATATGGAAACTTCCGAGCAATCAACTGTGGGATATGATGACTTTCTACTGCACCTTAGAAATAGAACTTCCTAA
- a CDS encoding Lrp/AsnC ligand binding domain-containing protein produces MSVAFVLIRVLPGKEHEIYDKVSKLKYVTEVHPLLGEYDLILKIDTDEMTEIGKLVIQDIRSINGVVETKTLAEIKL; encoded by the coding sequence ATGTCAGTTGCTTTTGTCCTTATAAGAGTTTTACCAGGTAAGGAACATGAAATATATGATAAGGTGTCTAAATTAAAATATGTAACAGAGGTGCATCCGCTACTTGGCGAATATGACCTTATACTTAAAATAGACACAGATGAAATGACCGAGATAGGGAAACTCGTTATCCAGGATATAAGAAGCATCAATGGCGTTGTTGAAACAAAAACACTTGCGGAGATTAAGTTATAG